The Candidatus Effluviviaceae Genus V sp. genome includes a window with the following:
- a CDS encoding tetratricopeptide repeat protein yields MFRSPGTRWLDAEAHLNLIPAGTGACKRHAVGVERQVHGPRPRTGCTGPSGFCGRAGGRWCVGIRHAVAAPLTSRSPHARLLVRRGAGGGGPVRDPRQGQRGHAEGRVGRRKRISKKDLKHDALVESVSKSARFVEDHLNKVLIGAVAVLVVVFVVGMVIRSRRATELEANAALVTATQTLNSGLYGQASTLLNEVITQYPGTRSAQAATCYLGTVHYHQGDYQQALDRFEDYLARSRANGTLRTIALEGKAAVLEERNDFAAAAALYEQLARESAALPPVQARYLVEAMHTYRADGQWDRVADTARRIIDEFPETRAVGEARMILAEANAIAGA; encoded by the coding sequence ATGTTCAGATCACCGGGGACACGCTGGCTTGACGCTGAAGCCCATCTGAACCTCATCCCGGCGGGGACTGGCGCTTGCAAACGTCATGCAGTGGGCGTTGAACGTCAGGTGCACGGTCCCCGTCCGCGGACAGGCTGTACCGGGCCATCGGGGTTCTGCGGACGCGCGGGGGGGCGGTGGTGTGTCGGGATCCGTCACGCTGTTGCAGCTCCGTTGACTTCGCGCTCACCCCATGCTAGACTGCTCGTTCGAAGAGGTGCCGGGGGAGGGGGTCCCGTGAGGGACCCTCGCCAGGGACAACGTGGACATGCGGAGGGCCGTGTGGGACGCAGGAAGCGCATCTCGAAGAAGGACCTCAAGCACGACGCGCTCGTCGAGTCGGTCTCGAAGAGCGCTCGTTTCGTCGAGGACCACCTCAACAAGGTCCTCATCGGCGCCGTGGCGGTGCTCGTCGTCGTCTTCGTCGTCGGCATGGTCATCCGGTCCCGCCGGGCGACCGAGCTCGAGGCCAACGCCGCCCTCGTGACGGCGACGCAGACGCTCAACTCGGGGCTCTATGGACAGGCCTCGACGCTTCTGAACGAGGTCATCACGCAGTACCCGGGCACGCGCAGCGCCCAGGCCGCGACCTGCTATCTCGGGACGGTCCACTACCATCAGGGCGATTACCAGCAGGCCCTCGACCGCTTCGAGGACTACCTGGCCCGCAGCCGCGCCAACGGCACCCTCAGGACGATCGCCCTCGAGGGCAAGGCGGCCGTGCTCGAGGAACGGAACGACTTCGCCGCGGCGGCCGCGCTCTACGAGCAGCTCGCGCGCGAATCGGCCGCTCTGCCGCCCGTGCAGGCCCGCTATCTCGTCGAGGCCATGCACACGTACCGCGCCGACGGCCAGTGGGACCGCGTCGCCGACACCGC
- a CDS encoding cytosolic protein: protein MARDCDRKGRNLESCNCTYDPCPRKGLCCECLSYHLRMRELPACCFSDDVESSYDRSFSRFVKENS from the coding sequence ATGGCACGAGACTGCGACCGGAAGGGAAGGAACCTCGAGAGCTGCAACTGCACCTACGACCCCTGTCCGAGGAAGGGGCTCTGCTGCGAGTGCCTGAGCTACCATCTGAGGATGCGTGAGCTGCCGGCCTGTTGCTTTTCCGATGACGTTGAGTCGTCCTACGACCGGTCGTTCTCGCGCTTTGTCAAGGAGAACAGCTGA